Proteins encoded by one window of Thermodesulfobacteriota bacterium:
- a CDS encoding MFS transporter has product MLSAGMQPQKTDIHPILPLYMVIATAFAGYGLMVAIFIPMLIHDTGFFDKSVTNSTRAIYGGILVALYPLGQFIGSPVIGSLADKFGRKRVLTISLIFTIFFYVVIAYAIDIRMLWLLMGACFLAGLTESNVAICQSSIADISTQEDRGRLFSYLYSFMSLGYFIGPLAGGQIAVHYGLSTPFWIVIGLLVLVYIWVWISFHDPYIPDKDKVISYFKTFTNLGTVFTDLPIRRVYLVNFLIYFGLFGIARTITIYVVDEWNFSLDKVTLYYAIASAACGISNLFFFAPLAKRFSLRSIAIWSGLVGGIMLIIVVIPQAEYTIWFTSIPAFFILMWAISACGAYISTLVGSERQGRVLGNNLALQVGAESIGAALGGFLAAIFVPLSVVTYGVAIIIGSLILITYKTPSKDKIT; this is encoded by the coding sequence ATGCTTTCTGCAGGAATGCAGCCTCAAAAAACTGATATTCATCCCATATTGCCCCTATATATGGTCATTGCTACTGCCTTTGCCGGCTATGGACTTATGGTAGCAATCTTTATTCCTATGCTAATTCATGACACCGGCTTTTTTGATAAGTCCGTTACTAATTCTACCAGAGCAATATACGGCGGAATATTGGTAGCTCTATATCCACTTGGACAATTTATAGGATCTCCTGTTATTGGCTCTTTAGCAGATAAATTCGGTCGCAAAAGAGTGCTCACCATATCTCTTATCTTCACAATCTTTTTCTACGTTGTTATTGCTTATGCGATTGATATAAGAATGCTCTGGCTACTAATGGGAGCATGCTTTTTGGCTGGGCTAACTGAATCAAATGTAGCAATATGCCAGAGTTCCATAGCTGATATCAGTACACAAGAAGACAGAGGGAGACTATTTTCCTACCTGTATTCGTTTATGAGTCTTGGCTATTTTATAGGCCCTCTCGCTGGAGGTCAGATAGCTGTTCACTATGGTCTTTCAACTCCATTTTGGATAGTAATAGGCTTATTAGTATTAGTTTATATTTGGGTGTGGATTAGTTTTCATGACCCGTATATACCTGACAAAGATAAAGTAATAAGCTATTTCAAAACATTTACGAACCTGGGAACAGTATTTACAGATCTTCCTATAAGAAGAGTGTATCTCGTTAATTTTCTAATTTACTTCGGTCTTTTTGGTATAGCACGAACTATTACAATCTACGTAGTGGACGAATGGAATTTTAGTCTTGATAAAGTAACTCTCTACTACGCCATTGCTTCAGCTGCCTGTGGAATATCTAACCTCTTCTTTTTTGCACCTCTTGCTAAGAGATTTAGCCTTAGGTCCATTGCCATATGGTCTGGTTTAGTTGGCGGTATAATGCTGATCATCGTTGTTATTCCTCAAGCAGAATACACAATCTGGTTTACCTCTATCCCAGCGTTTTTTATCTTGATGTGGGCTATTTCTGCTTGTGGAGCCTACATATCAACCTTAGTCGGCTCTGAGCGCCAGGGAAGAGTTTTAGGCAATAACCTTGCTCTCCAGGTAGGTGCAGAGTCAATCGGCGCAGCTCTTGGTGGATTTCTAGCAGCTATATTTGTGCCGCTATCAGTGGTGACTTACGGAGTCGCTATCATCATAGGATCTTTAATTCTAATAACATACAAAACACCGAGCAAAGATAAAATAACTTAA